The Pelomicrobium methylotrophicum nucleotide sequence AAATTTCTGCGGCGGGTGTCATGACGCCTGGGTTACGGGTTGAGGGTGAGGTAGACCTTGCCGGTCAGCCACTCGTCGTCCAGTTCGGCAAGCAGAGCGGAGACCAGGCGCAGGCAGGAATCGGGGTTCGGGAAGATGCTTGCCACCCGGGTGCGGCGTCTGAGTTCCCGGTTGATGCGCTCCAGGCCGTTGGTGGTGCGCAGC carries:
- a CDS encoding transposase, with the protein product MRAIFNAPDRAEAERLLKSALDAWRKAHPKLAEWAESAVPESLTVFDFPASHRVRLRTTNGLERINRELRRRTRVASIFPNPDSCLRLVSALLAELDDEWLTGKVYLTLNP